The Desulfobacterales bacterium DNA segment CAGCCAGAGATTCAGTGTCAGTTGATGCGCTTTGGTATGGGGCTTATCGGCAGCGCCAAAAAATGGGCGCAAAATGATAATACCGGCTGCGGCCAGTAAAATGGCATTGGCCAAAATTGCGGCCGCAACCCACAACCAGCGAAATCCGTTGATCGATAAGAGAGATTCATAAATCAACTCTTTGCCGACAAAACCCAGCAGTGGCGGCAGCCCAGCCATCGAAACCGCTGCCAGAACAACCGCAAAGGTTATTAGCGGCATCTGGCGGGATAAACCTTTAAGCCGGCTTAAATCACGACTGCCGGCTTCATGATCGATCACGCCGGCGGACAAGAACAACGATCCTTTGTAAAGTGCATGCACAACCAGAAAAACCATGGCAGCCTGGATCGACAGCGGTGTGCCGAGCCCTGTCAAGAATACCAGGGTGCCCAAACCATTGACCGTTGAATAAGCCAACAAAAGTTTGAAGTCGGTTTGAACCAATGCCATCAGGGCCCCAGTCACCACCGTAGCAGCACCGACAAAAGTGAGTGTCAGCTGCCAGATGTCGGTGCCCCCCAGTACCGGGCTCAAGCGCAGCAACAAATAGACACCGGCTTTGACCATTGTTGCCGAATGCAAAAATGCGCTGACCGGCGCCGGCCCCTCCATGGCCGATGGCAACCAGAAGTGAAACGGGACTTGGGCGGATTTGGTGAATGCACCCAGCAATACCAGAATCAATATCGGAATATACAGGACATTGCCCCGGATCATATCCCCACGAGTCAACAGCTCGCTGAGTTCCAGGCTTCCGGTCGCCCAACCCATTAAGAGCATTCCTGCCAGCAGCGCCAGACCACCGGTTCCGGTAACCAAAAGCGCCTGCAGGGCAGCCGTGCGGGCGGATTCCCGCTGGTGGTCAAAACCGATTAGAAAATATGAGCTGAGGCTGGTCAGCTCCCAGAAGACAAAAAGACTGATGAGATTGCCGGCTAAAACCACACCCAGCATCGAGGCCTTAAAGAACAGTAGGAAGGTGTAAAAACGGCCGAGGTTGACATGACCGGATAGATACCCGCCGGAGTAAATCACAATCAAGGTGCCAATGCCGCATATCAGCAGTGAAAAAACCAGGCTGAGACCGTCCAGATAAAATGACAGGTTTACCCCCAGGCTGGGAACCCAGTTATGGGACTCGATGATAATCTGACCGCCATTGATCTGTGCTATTTTAGTTGCAAAAAAAACCGTCAGTGCCAGCGGTAAAATGCTCAGCACCCAGCCGGCTCTGTTGGGCAGCAACCGCTGCACCCCAGGTGCTATCAGTGCCAGAATAAAGATCGAAACAACTGCCGCCAATATCATCTGAACCACTCCTGCCTGAAATACTTGTCAGCAATCCGAAATCGAATCTGCCGGTTTTAGAACTGGAAAAATAAGGAAAATTAACTGGATAATAGTTAGGGACCGCCCTGAAATCGTCACCTGAGTGTTGCGGTAACTATTTCATATTCTTAAAGCAAATAAAATAAAAATAATCAACTTCGTCTATAAGTCAAAGCGTGAGGCAGCTTCTATTTATCACCTTGACTTAAATTCTGTTTGTCTATATCTCCGTGGCAGGTTCAAGGTTCAGCGTTCAAGGGTTCTAGGTTCAGAGATCAGAGGACGGAGAACAAAAGTCAGGTACAATAGTATTTCTCTTATTTCTACCATCTGTCTTCTGACCTCTGAACTCTGTCATCTGATTAATACTAAGGAGAAGATAAATGCCCCACATAATTGTGAAACTTTATCCCGGAAGATCGGCGGAGCAGAAAAAACAGCTTGCTCGTGAAATCGTCAAGAAGGTCACAGAGATTGCCGTTTGTGAAGAAAAATCGGTATCTGTCGCATTTGAAGAAGTAACGCCGGAGGAATGGGCTGAGAGGGTTTACCGGCCCGAAATCATTCAGAACCAAAAGAATCTGGTGGTCAAGCCGGGCTACAACCCTTTTGAAGAAAAAGAGGCCACTGCAGGCAGCGATGAGAAAGCCGAATTGAAAATCAGATCCTATCGGGCAGCGGATCAATCAGCGGTCATCGATTTATGGCATCGCTGTAACCTGGTCGTCCCAAAAAATGATCCCCAAAAAGATATTGAAATGAAAGGTCAGGTCCAAGCCGATCTGTTTTTTGTGGGAAAAATCAACAGCCGCATCGTGGCAACAGTTATGGCCGGCTATGACGGGCATCGCGGTTGGATCTATTATCTGGCGGTGGATCCGGATTTTCAGCGCCAAGGACTTGGTCGTCGCATGATGGAGAAAGTCGAGCGTGAGCTTCAAAGACGTGGATGTCCCAAAATTAATTTACAGGTCCGCACGTCAAACCAGGCGGTGATCTCGTTTTATGGGCGCCTGGGGTATTCAGATGACGATGTCATCGGACTGGGCAAGAGATTATAACACCTGCTTACATCTAAATTTCTTCAAATGACATCCTGGAATAAAAAAGGGTAATACCTGGATTTTACGCAAGTTGGAGGCTTTCATATGCAAGGCACTTCAGGACGAATCTATCTGCCTAAGGCGGACGCTTCGCTCTGAATAATCCGCCTGCGGCGGACCGATGGAAGCCTGAGGCCTGTCCGCCTTTGGCGGGCTTGCCGCGCTGTTCCAAAGGTGAAAATAGATGAGAAATAAAAGGTAATTATCCGTTTTACACACTGAAGAAATTTCTCATCTACTTTCACGTAAGAGCCAGGAAATAGTTATTAATACTAATAGACAACTATCTATTTTACTTTTCTCCCTTGACCTTAGTTTGCTGATTTTTTATACATGGTGTCTGGGTGAGATGTTATCAGCCACCCCAGCAGATCTGGTTGTTTTAAGATGGAGGTTTCACAATAAATCTAGCAAAGACATAATGAAAGGAGGATGTAATGAAAAAATTCGTTATCTTTAGTTTAGCTGTTTTAATGCTATTTTCGCTGGGTTCGATCGCAGGCGCCAAGACCTTGAAATTGGGCCTGGATGCCGGCCCCGTCTCCCAGGATCCGCAGGTCCAGCTGTCCGGGGGGATGCTGCAGTATTCACACTGGACGTTTGACCCGCTGGTCCGCTATGCCCAGAATATGGAGTTTGAACCTCGCCTGGCCGAGCGTTGGGAGCGCATCGATCCCCTGACCATGCGCTTTTTTCTGCGCAAAGGCGTCAAATTTCATAGCGGCAATGCATTTACCGCCAAAGACGTCAAATTTACCTTTGAGCGCTTCTACAACAGTGAAGATTTCAAAGGTCTTTTCGAGCCGTTTGCCGGCTGCACCGTGGTCGATGATCACACGGTTGATATCAAAACCAAAAAACCCTATGCGCTGCTGATCAACATGGCCACCTATATCTTTCCGCTGGACAGTAAATTTTACAGCGGCACGGACGCCACCGGGCAACCCAAAGACGCGGTCGTCAAAGTCGGCCCTTCATTTGCGCTGCAAAACAGCTCCGGTACCGGTCCGTTCAAAGTCGTCGAATGGGAACAGGGTGCCAAATATGTTTTTGAAAGATTCGCCGATTACTGGGACAAGGATTCTCCCGGCAACGTGACCAAAATCGTGCTGACACCCATCAAAGAAGATGCCACCCGGGTAGCAGCCCTGCTTTCCGGTGATGTCGATTTCATTTCACCGGTGCCGCCCCAGGATTTTCAGCGCGTCGATAAAGATTCCAAAGTTAAACTGGTGACCTATTCCGGCGGCCGCATTATCACGGTGCAGTTGAACCAGAAGCGCCGGGCCGAATTCAAAGATGTTAATGTTCGTCAGGCCATTGTGCATGCCATTAACAATGAGGGTATTGCCCAAAAGATAATGAAAGGCACTGCCACCCCGGCCGGCCAGCAAAGCCCCAAAGGCTACATGGGACATAACCCGGCCCTCAAACCCCGCTTTGACCTCAAAAAAGCCCAGGATTTCATGAAAAAAGCCGGTCTGGAAAAGGGTTTTGAAGTGACCATGATCGCGCCCAACAATCGTTATGTGAATGATGAAAAGATTGCCGAGGCGGTCGTCTCTATGCTGGCCAAAATTAACATCAAGGTCAATCTGAAAACCATGCCCAAGGCCCAGTACTGGGATGAGTTTGACGCCCAGGTGGCCGACATTCAGAT contains these protein-coding regions:
- a CDS encoding ABC transporter substrate-binding protein, which encodes MKKFVIFSLAVLMLFSLGSIAGAKTLKLGLDAGPVSQDPQVQLSGGMLQYSHWTFDPLVRYAQNMEFEPRLAERWERIDPLTMRFFLRKGVKFHSGNAFTAKDVKFTFERFYNSEDFKGLFEPFAGCTVVDDHTVDIKTKKPYALLINMATYIFPLDSKFYSGTDATGQPKDAVVKVGPSFALQNSSGTGPFKVVEWEQGAKYVFERFADYWDKDSPGNVTKIVLTPIKEDATRVAALLSGDVDFISPVPPQDFQRVDKDSKVKLVTYSGGRIITVQLNQKRRAEFKDVNVRQAIVHAINNEGIAQKIMKGTATPAGQQSPKGYMGHNPALKPRFDLKKAQDFMKKAGLEKGFEVTMIAPNNRYVNDEKIAEAVVSMLAKINIKVNLKTMPKAQYWDEFDAQVADIQMIGWHSDTEDSGNFTEFLGMCPNKETGYGQYNSGNFCNAKIDELTMAAQVETDLAKRTKILQQIEQILYDEAAFVPFHWQNHSYAGKNNVMIKPIINTMNFPYLGDLVIK
- a CDS encoding GNAT family acetyltransferase — translated: MPHIIVKLYPGRSAEQKKQLAREIVKKVTEIAVCEEKSVSVAFEEVTPEEWAERVYRPEIIQNQKNLVVKPGYNPFEEKEATAGSDEKAELKIRSYRAADQSAVIDLWHRCNLVVPKNDPQKDIEMKGQVQADLFFVGKINSRIVATVMAGYDGHRGWIYYLAVDPDFQRQGLGRRMMEKVERELQRRGCPKINLQVRTSNQAVISFYGRLGYSDDDVIGLGKRL
- a CDS encoding putative monovalent cation/H+ antiporter subunit A, which translates into the protein MILAAVVSIFILALIAPGVQRLLPNRAGWVLSILPLALTVFFATKIAQINGGQIIIESHNWVPSLGVNLSFYLDGLSLVFSLLICGIGTLIVIYSGGYLSGHVNLGRFYTFLLFFKASMLGVVLAGNLISLFVFWELTSLSSYFLIGFDHQRESARTAALQALLVTGTGGLALLAGMLLMGWATGSLELSELLTRGDMIRGNVLYIPILILVLLGAFTKSAQVPFHFWLPSAMEGPAPVSAFLHSATMVKAGVYLLLRLSPVLGGTDIWQLTLTFVGAATVVTGALMALVQTDFKLLLAYSTVNGLGTLVFLTGLGTPLSIQAAMVFLVVHALYKGSLFLSAGVIDHEAGSRDLSRLKGLSRQMPLITFAVVLAAVSMAGLPPLLGFVGKELIYESLLSINGFRWLWVAAAILANAILLAAAGIIILRPFFGAADKPHTKAHQLTLNLWLGPVLPAVLGLILGLFPDLVTQSAVARAVSAVIARPVDMHLALWHGLTPMLALSGLTVACGVVIYLIHTAVRQLAQRVVWLTARGPAAWYFGSLEGLKKLAAWQTRVLQSGYLHHYVLAIILTTLALVGYTLVYKGGVHFSLEIGDIRSFELIVAILMLAAAFVTVWVPSRIGAIVAMGVIGYGLALIFVDFGAPDLAMTQFLIETMTVILFVWVIYRLPKLTEEFAHVHRLRNALVAIASGLLMSVLVLVALSVREGSRLSGFFAENSYVLAHGRNIVNVIIVDFRALDTLGEITVLALAGVGVYTLLKLKPEDSEAVKMPEES